The uncultured Desulfovibrio sp. genome contains a region encoding:
- the gap gene encoding type I glyceraldehyde-3-phosphate dehydrogenase yields MSKIKVGINGFGRIGRQVFRALHQSYRDQVEVVAINDLFDAESNFHLLEYDSVYGRANLDAKVNGQDATVGDWNIHCFAERDPKQLAWGAHDVDIVVESTGIFRSATQAAVHIENGAKKVIITAPAKDEDITIVMGVNHEQYDPAKHHVVSNASCTTNCLAPVALVLQRKFGIQMGNMTTIHSYTNDQRILDMAHKDPRRARAAACNIIPTSTGAAQAVAKVIPELKGKFTGYSLRVPTPTVSVVDFSGILEKSTDTESLLGELKEASETYLKGILAYNEKPLVSMDFKGDPHSSILEAPYTTVQEGRLVKIVAWYDNEWGYSNRVCDLACLMGAKGF; encoded by the coding sequence CCGTATTGGGCGGCAGGTTTTCCGCGCCCTGCACCAAAGCTACCGCGACCAAGTGGAAGTGGTTGCCATCAACGACCTGTTTGACGCGGAATCCAATTTCCACCTGCTGGAATACGATTCCGTCTATGGACGAGCCAACCTTGACGCCAAGGTCAATGGACAGGACGCCACTGTGGGCGACTGGAACATCCACTGCTTTGCAGAACGCGACCCCAAGCAACTTGCCTGGGGCGCGCATGATGTTGACATCGTGGTGGAAAGCACCGGTATTTTCCGCTCTGCCACCCAGGCGGCCGTGCACATTGAAAACGGCGCCAAAAAGGTCATCATCACCGCCCCCGCCAAGGATGAAGACATCACCATCGTCATGGGCGTGAACCACGAGCAGTACGACCCGGCCAAACACCACGTTGTGTCCAACGCCTCGTGCACTACCAACTGCCTTGCCCCGGTGGCTCTTGTGCTGCAACGCAAGTTCGGCATCCAGATGGGCAACATGACCACCATCCACTCCTACACCAACGATCAGCGCATCCTCGACATGGCCCACAAGGATCCGCGCCGCGCCCGCGCTGCCGCCTGCAACATCATCCCCACCTCCACCGGTGCGGCTCAGGCCGTGGCCAAGGTCATTCCCGAACTCAAGGGCAAGTTCACGGGCTATTCGCTGCGTGTTCCCACGCCCACGGTTTCCGTTGTGGACTTTTCGGGCATTCTGGAAAAATCCACGGATACCGAAAGCCTGCTCGGCGAACTCAAGGAAGCTTCGGAAACCTACCTCAAGGGCATTCTGGCTTACAACGAAAAGCCCCTGGTTTCCATGGACTTCAAGGGCGACCCGCATTCTTCCATTCTTGAAGCCCCCTACACCACCGTGCAGGAAGGCCGCCTGGTCAAGATTGTGGCCTGGTACGACAACGAATGGGGCTATTCCAACCGCGTGTGCGACCTCGCCTGCCTCATGGGGGCCAAGGGCTTCTAG